ATAAACACGCTCACTGCCAATATGCCAGCCGTCTCCGTGCGCAAGCGGGCGGTGCCGAGGCTGACTTCCTGAAAGCCCTGCTGAAGCGCCCACTCAATTTCGGCTGGCGAAAAATCCCCTTCGGGGCCGATGGCGACCACGGCGCTTTGCGTCGGCGAGAGGGTTGATTTTAGGTGTGGCAAAGGCGCGGAGGCGCACCAAGCAATGCGCTTTTGCGATGCCGAGGCGTTAAGGGCAAATGTTTGAAAACGAGTGAGTTCATTCAGTTTTGGCAGTCGGGCGCGAAGCGACTGTTTCATGGCGGACACAAGGATTTTTTCCAGCCTGTCCATTCGGATAGTGTCGCGTTCGGAGCGTTGGCAGAGCAAGGGGGTGATTTCGCCCACGCCGATTTCGGTGGCTTTTTCCAAAAACCACTCGAAACGCTCCATTTGCTTGGTGGGAGCTATGGCGATGTGCAGATGCGTGGAATGCTCGGGCGGGGTTGCTGTGGAGGAGAGGATATGGGCGAGGGCATGGCGTTTGCCCACTTCGGTTAGTTCGGCCTCGTGGAAAAAGCCCTTGCCATCGGTCAGTTGCAGTCGGTCGCCCGGCTTGCGGCGCAGCACGGTGAGCAAGTGTCGGCTTTCTTCCTCGTCGAGGTGCGCGAAGCCATGTTCGATTTTTGGCGCGTAGAAAAGCATGGGGCATCAAGGTTCAAAAAAGCCAACGCTTGCGCCTACCCAATCTTTGCCTTGGTTGTAGCGCACACCCACCATCTCGCCTTTGCTCATGCGAACGAGGTTGTTGACCAGTCGGGGTTTGTCCCAGTTTTTATCCCAAACGATCATCATGCGGATTTCACACTTGGAAGGCTCGGCGGGATTGAGGGTTTCCACCCCCGCCACATATTCGACCTTGCGTTGGAGGATGAAATTGGCGGGATTGTCCACATTTTCCACATCGGCACGGTTGATGTTGATTTTCACGCCTTGCCCGGAAAAGGAAAAGAGTGGCTTCAACACCCAATTTTCGAGGTCGCTCGGAATTTCTTTCAATTCGTTGACAAAAAGCGTTTTCGGCACAAAATCGCTTTGAAGAAATGGCAAGGTGTGTTTTGAGATGCGGAAGAACCAGTTGGGATGGCCGACCCATTCCGCGTTCACCTCTGAGGTCAGGTCCCATTCGCGGGGCAGGTCGGCGCGTTTTTCCAGTTCGTCAAAAATGATGCGATTGTAGATGCGCTCCACGCCCACGCGCCGCCCGTTGTCGTCGAGATAGTAGAGGTCGCGGCCTTCGCGCTTGAGTTTGGAAAGGCACAGTACCTTGATGCCGAGATATTTTTGGCTTCCCCAAAAATCAATTCGGGTGTTTTGCTTTTCGGGTTCCACTTCTAGCAAAATGACGTTCTCCGGCTTGGAATTGCCCACGATGACCTGCCGGAGCAGCTCGATGTAGCCATGCTCGTCGAGGCCGCCGAACAAATGGTGGAACGTCGCCGGAATCTCAAAATGCTTGCGGTACGACTCGGCCAACAGGTGCTGGAAAAAGTAGAGCGAGGGAAACCCCTGCATCTCGATGAGTTGTGGCGTGAAATGCCCGTCCGCGTCGCGGCACACGCCAAAATCGAGTTGCAAAAACATCGTGTGCGCATCCTCGCCCGGCACCCTCAGGTGAGCGGGCAGCGCGGCCTCGCTGCGCTGCACGAAATCTGGCTGCGTGATGACCGCACAAATATCTTCCACCCCTTTCAACAGCTGGGCTTTTAGTGATTTGGGCACAAAAATCGGTGTCTCCGACACGCGGAACGTGCAGGCTTCCCCGTAGGCCGTGTTCACGGTGTCGAGAAATGCTTGGTATTTTTCGGGGGTGAATGTCGCGTTGTAGCGGTGGCGGGCTTCTTTGTGCATAACTTTTTTTACGGGTTTCGCGCATGGCGTGACCACTCCATGCGCGGCGGGTTGTCAGGTTTGTGCGTTAAGGCAAATGGATGAAGCGCGTGCCGTGTTTTCCCAAGGCTCGATGCCGAAACAAGCGTGCCCCACCCTGCCCTTCCGGCGAAGGTTCGCATTTTTTGAAATTTGAAAATGAAATGACGGGAAAAAAATCTTGCAAAGCGCCGTCACATCATGTTGAAACCTGAAAAAACAGCATTTTGAAATACCTTTGAGGGTTCTACGAATGTCGGCTGAAACCCGAAGCAAAGGGGTTCCGCTAAACAAGACCTGCAAACCCGTCAATCCTCCAACCTTTTCATAGAAATATGTCCGACCTGAAATCGCTCATCATCCCCGACAAGGTACCCCGTCATATCGCTATCATCATGGACGGCAATGGCCGCTGGGCCAAACAAAAAGGAATGCCGCGCGTGCTGGGGCACCGAAGCGGGGTGCAAAGCGTGCGCGAAGTGACGGAAGCCGCCGCCGAAATCGGCGTGGGCTTTCTGACGCTCTATGCTTTCAGCACCGAAAACTGGAACCGCCCACCCGCCGAAGTGACGGCACTGATGAGCCTTCTGGTAGAGACCATCAAAGGAGAGATTCGGGACTTGAACAAAAACGGGGTGCGGCTCACGGCCATCGGCGACATCGAGGCGTTGCCCAAATCGAGCTACAAAGCCCTCGTCGAAGGCATCGAACAGACCAAAAACAACCAGCGCATCACGCTGGTGCTGGCACTCAACTACTCCGCCAAGTGGGAAATCCTTCGCGCCGCCCGCCAATTGGCCGAACAAGCCAAGGCGGGGCAAATAGAACCGTCGGAAATTGATGAAAACATGTTCGAAAATTCGTTGAGCACTCGTGGCATCCCCGACCCCGAACTGCTCATCCGCACCAGCGGCGAGACCCGCATCTCCAACTTTTTGCTCTGGCAAATCGCTTATGCCGAGCTGTACTTCACCCCTGTTTTTTGGCCGGATTTTGGTCGGAAAGAGCTGTTTGAGGCTATTTTGAGCTACCAGCGCCGCGAACGCAGGTTCGGTATGACGAGCGAACAATTGGCGCGTTAGAAGACCACAAAGTTTCCTACCTTCGCGCTCCCAAACACTGCTTGGAAGCGACTCGAAAACGTTTCCCCCGTCTATGAGCGACAACAATTTGAAGTCTCAAAATAATAGTCTCCAGACCGCCCGTCGGTGGCTGGCTGAAAAAACAGCCCCTGCACGGGCCGCTTGGTCGCAGCTAACGGCTCCGGTTCGGGCGTTTTTGGCGCCAGCCACCGATGCTTGGTCGCGTTGGACTGCTCCAGCTCGCACCGCATGGGCGGGTTTCAGGCAGCGCCATCCTTTCGTGGCAGGCACTTTGGGCTGGGCAGGATGGTTGGTCAAGTGGGCAATTTACCTGCTGCTTTTTCTCGTGTTAGGCGTATGGGTCGGTTTTTTTGGCAAACTGCCCACCACTACTGAACTCAAAAGCATAGAGACGGCCAACTCCACAGAGATTTATACTGCCGACAGCATGTTGATTGGCAAATTTTTTATCGAAAACCGCACGGCTGTCACGCTCGACAATGTGTCGCCCTTCATCGTGAACGCGCTCATCGCCACCGAGGACAGGCGATTTCTGGAACACAGCGGCGTGGACCTTCAAAGCTGGCTGCGCGTGGGCTATGGCCTGCTCTCCGGCGAAGGGCTGGGTGGAGGCTCCACGTTGGGTCAGCAGTTGGCCAAAAATCTTTACCCCCGCAAAAAATACAAGATTCCCGGGCTGGGCCTTATCGTCAGCAAAATTCGAGAGAACTTTATCTCCATCCGCCTCGAAAAAGTCTATACCAAACAAGAGCTGTTGAGCTTTTACCTCAACACCGTGCCCTTCGGGGGCGATGTGTTTGGCATCAACGTGGCTTCGCGGCAGTATTTTGATAAAAAACCCAAAGACCTCACGGTGGACCAAGCAGCCACGCTGGTCGGGATGTTGAAGGCCACTACTTACTACAACCCCGTGCGAAACCCCGAAAACGCCAAGAAACGCCGCAACGTGGTGCTGATGCAAATGGTGAAAAACGGCGACCTCACCCAAGCGGAATACGACACCCTGAGCCAAAAGCCCGTCGGCGCTCGTCGCTACAACGTGGATAGCAACAATGCTGGCACGGGCACCTATTTCCGCGAGCACCTGCGCACCGACGTGATGCCGAAACTGTTGGAAAAGTATCGAAAAAAGGACGGGGAGAAATACAACCTCTACACCGACGGCCTCAAGATATACACCACCCTGCACTCAAAAATGCAGCAATACGCTGAGGAGGCAGTGGAAAAGCACATGCAAGAGCTGCAAAAACAATTCGACCAACATTGGAAGAACTACAAAAAAGAAAAACCTTGGGGCGACGACAAGTGGGTGCTCGATTGGGTGAGGCGCAGCAATCGTTGGGAATCGTACAAAGAAGCTGGGCTGAACGAAGGGCAAGCATTGGAAGAATTCGAGAAGCCCGTGAAAATGACAATTTTCGCTTGGAAAAACGGCGGCTCCGAGGTGGACACCACCCTTTCCCCGCTCGATTCGGTGCGCTACTATTTCTGTTTGCTCAATTGCGGCTTCATGGCGATGGACCATCGCAACGGCTATGTGCGCGCATGGGTGGGCGGCACCAATTTCAAATACTTCAAGCTCGACCATATCAAGACGCAACGGCAGGTTGGCTCCACGTTCAAGCCAATCGTGTATGCGGCTGCTTTGCAATCAAACATTTCACCCTGCTTCTACCTGCCCAACGAAATCACGAAAATCGTGGATTGGGAGCCGCACAACGCCGACGAACGCTATGGGGGGTATTATTCTTTGTCAGGAGCGCTCACTCGCTCGGTGAATGTGGTGGCCGCGCAGCTTATAGAAAAGGTAGGCATTCAGTCCACTATTGATTTGGCGGCAAAAATGGGTGTCACGGCCAAACTTCGCCGCGAGTTCGGCATCAGCCTCGGCGCTGCCGACATCAGTCTTTACGACATGATAAAAGTGTATGGCACAATGGCCAACCAAGGCGTGCGCCCAGAGCCGGTCACCGTGCTCAAAGTGCTCAGCCGCGACGGTGAAGTGGTGTACGATTACAAGGAAGAACTGACCCAAAACCCCAAGCTTGGCCCTTTCGTGGAGGCACTCTCCACCAATCAGGCTGCCACGATGACCAAAATGTTGCAGAACGTGGTGGATTATGGCACAGGCGCCCGCTTGCGATATGGCTTCGGCGTTCGAGGTGATTTTGCGGGAAAAACGGGCACGACGCAGAACCAAGCCGATGGCTGGTTTATTTGCTACAACCCGCAACTTGTCACGGGCGCTTGGGTGGGCGCGGCAAGCCCTGCCGTACGATTCCGTTCCATGAGCCTCGGGCAGGGCGCTTCGATGGCGCTGCCCATTGTCGCGTGGTTTTGGCACAAGGTGGCCAACGATAAAAAATTGGGCGGCATGCTCAATGAAAAATTCCCCACGCCCAAGCCCGAAGTTTTGACCGCCTTGAATTGCCACCCTTGGATAAGCATCGCACCCGATTCGTTGGATATGTTGCTCAACGAACAGGGGGACTCCACGCTCCGGGAGCAAATTGTCGCCTACTACACCACGCCCATTGACGAACGGACAGACAAACCTTTGCCCCTGCCGGGAGGCGAGGGTGGCGGAGAAGATATGCCGCCCGCCAACAAAGAAGAAGAGGAGAAAAAAGGCGGTATTTTCAAACGGCTGTTCGGCCACAAGCCTGACAAGCCGGATGACAGCGATAAAGACAAAGAGAAGAAAAAGCAGGAGAAGAATTAGGGGGCAATTCAAGAAAGCGAGGAGTTGAGCCTTCTTATACTTCGCGCCGTTAGGTTTTGGGCATGGCTGCAATCGCAATCTGCTAAAAATCAAGAACATCAATCATGTTCATCTAACAAATCCTAGCGAATCAAGGTATAGCATCTGCAAAAAACCTTGCTCATACGTTGCGCCCCGCCGAAGACGGGCCAAACATCACGCCCCGCTGGGGCTGGATTTTGTGGTAGTTGCTACCGACATTTTGCCCCGCTGGGGCGGCTATTTTTGCACATCACCACGAGCCGTTATGTCGTCTTGGCGAATCAAGGCATAAAACACGAGGCCACCCCTGTTCTGTGGGGGTGGCCTCGTTGGTTGATAGCGCAAGGACTTGCTTGACCCAGCGTTATTTGTTCACGACGATTCGACGTGCAATCATCTCATTGCCGACGCGCAACATGATGGGGTAAACCCCACTTGGTAGCGCCGTGAGGTCCAAATCCATCTGTTTGGGCGCGGTGGCTATTTGCTCCACGACCCGCCGCCCTGTCACGTCGAACACGGTCAGCACAACTTCCTTGTTGAGTCCATCAGGGAAAATCACCACAACATGGCCGCTGGTGGGGTTGGGGCGGATGGAAAGCCCGGATGCCCAACTGGGGTCTTTTGTGTTGACCAAACTTTTTACCTCGAAGGAATAGACTTGTGACAAACAGCCGGCAGCATCGGTCACGAC
This Saprospiraceae bacterium DNA region includes the following protein-coding sequences:
- a CDS encoding isoprenyl transferase, which translates into the protein MSDLKSLIIPDKVPRHIAIIMDGNGRWAKQKGMPRVLGHRSGVQSVREVTEAAAEIGVGFLTLYAFSTENWNRPPAEVTALMSLLVETIKGEIRDLNKNGVRLTAIGDIEALPKSSYKALVEGIEQTKNNQRITLVLALNYSAKWEILRAARQLAEQAKAGQIEPSEIDENMFENSLSTRGIPDPELLIRTSGETRISNFLLWQIAYAELYFTPVFWPDFGRKELFEAILSYQRRERRFGMTSEQLAR
- a CDS encoding 16S rRNA (uracil(1498)-N(3))-methyltransferase; its protein translation is MLFYAPKIEHGFAHLDEEESRHLLTVLRRKPGDRLQLTDGKGFFHEAELTEVGKRHALAHILSSTATPPEHSTHLHIAIAPTKQMERFEWFLEKATEIGVGEITPLLCQRSERDTIRMDRLEKILVSAMKQSLRARLPKLNELTRFQTFALNASASQKRIAWCASAPLPHLKSTLSPTQSAVVAIGPEGDFSPAEIEWALQQGFQEVSLGTARLRTETAGILAVSVFIP
- a CDS encoding transglycosylase domain-containing protein produces the protein MSDNNLKSQNNSLQTARRWLAEKTAPARAAWSQLTAPVRAFLAPATDAWSRWTAPARTAWAGFRQRHPFVAGTLGWAGWLVKWAIYLLLFLVLGVWVGFFGKLPTTTELKSIETANSTEIYTADSMLIGKFFIENRTAVTLDNVSPFIVNALIATEDRRFLEHSGVDLQSWLRVGYGLLSGEGLGGGSTLGQQLAKNLYPRKKYKIPGLGLIVSKIRENFISIRLEKVYTKQELLSFYLNTVPFGGDVFGINVASRQYFDKKPKDLTVDQAATLVGMLKATTYYNPVRNPENAKKRRNVVLMQMVKNGDLTQAEYDTLSQKPVGARRYNVDSNNAGTGTYFREHLRTDVMPKLLEKYRKKDGEKYNLYTDGLKIYTTLHSKMQQYAEEAVEKHMQELQKQFDQHWKNYKKEKPWGDDKWVLDWVRRSNRWESYKEAGLNEGQALEEFEKPVKMTIFAWKNGGSEVDTTLSPLDSVRYYFCLLNCGFMAMDHRNGYVRAWVGGTNFKYFKLDHIKTQRQVGSTFKPIVYAAALQSNISPCFYLPNEITKIVDWEPHNADERYGGYYSLSGALTRSVNVVAAQLIEKVGIQSTIDLAAKMGVTAKLRREFGISLGAADISLYDMIKVYGTMANQGVRPEPVTVLKVLSRDGEVVYDYKEELTQNPKLGPFVEALSTNQAATMTKMLQNVVDYGTGARLRYGFGVRGDFAGKTGTTQNQADGWFICYNPQLVTGAWVGAASPAVRFRSMSLGQGASMALPIVAWFWHKVANDKKLGGMLNEKFPTPKPEVLTALNCHPWISIAPDSLDMLLNEQGDSTLREQIVAYYTTPIDERTDKPLPLPGGEGGGEDMPPANKEEEEKKGGIFKRLFGHKPDKPDDSDKDKEKKKQEKN